AGATTGAATTTTTGTATTAATTATACGGTTCTTATACATTTCcttattaataaatgtaaaattGCATCTCAAAGACTCAAACTTTGTACTATATGCTTATTATATTTTATCGAATGGAGAATCAATAAGTATCACATTGATATAATAACAATAAATACAACTTGATCTACTACCTTATACGGAATATAAACTCCAAGATTACATGTACACTCAAATAAATACGAGCATGTGTAgactattttattaatgaattagtTTTACCTTCAAATAAAAGAAAGTCTAAGTACGAGAATAAatctatgatttgtacaaggatGTTTACTTCGATTACAAACTTCCCTTTCTACTATGTTTTGCCTTCCAAGTCTCTCTACTCTTTTTAATTGCTCCTTAAGCTACTCAATTTCCCTCTAATTTCTTCTTACgtctttttatattattatttttaaaacatCTTCACATAACTCTCTCACTCTATATTCTAGCTTCTTATAAATATGATGTTCTCCAAAACTCAGAACAAAATAACCTCTTTCCAATTCCAAACACCTTAAACCATGAATTACAATCTTAACCTTAAACTCATTTTAATCATTCCTTTGTTATTAGGCTTGGTCCGACCCGATCCGGAACCACTTCAAGATTATTGCATTGCCGACACAACGGCCCAACACTCTCTCTTCATGAATGGGCAACCTTGCTTGAATCCGGAACTAGCAAGCCCAACCCACTTTTCAACCTCGGCTTTATCAAAACCCGGTAACACAAGCGGGAACGCCTATGGATTTAGTGTGATCCTTACCACTAACCAAAACCTCCCGGGTCACCGTACCCAAGGCCTATCCATGGCCCGAGTTGATATCGCCCCTGATGGGCTGGTCCCACCGCACGCCCACCCACGGGCGTCGGAGGTGACCACTTGCATCAAGGGGGATATCTTAGTGGGCTTTGTCGACACTACGAATACGATGTATACAC
This sequence is a window from Spinacia oleracea cultivar Varoflay chromosome 1, BTI_SOV_V1, whole genome shotgun sequence. Protein-coding genes within it:
- the LOC110789507 gene encoding germin-like protein subfamily 1 member 1, whose product is MNYNLNLKLILIIPLLLGLVRPDPEPLQDYCIADTTAQHSLFMNGQPCLNPELASPTHFSTSALSKPGNTSGNAYGFSVILTTNQNLPGHRTQGLSMARVDIAPDGLVPPHAHPRASEVTTCIKGDILVGFVDTTNTMYTQRLRPGESFVFPKGLIHFLYNVDQRSPALAISGLSSENPGTQVVPIATFTSKPTMPDIVLEKAFKIDGQEVARIRNHLKG